From Zea mays cultivar B73 chromosome 3, Zm-B73-REFERENCE-NAM-5.0, whole genome shotgun sequence:
GTTTGTCCTAGTATCAACAAGGCCATCTAGAATACCGTCAAATCTCACCGAGAGACTGACGAACATCGATATAAAGAGAAAAGAGGATAGCAGATGTATTTTTGATATATTGGATGTTGGATACCTCAATTGATCGTGATCCTTTCATCTATACCCCTATATAACCCACCAGTTTCAACTTTGCAAAAACCCACCCAACCAAATCGCCCCACACCCATAACCTCCCCTAAATCCACCAAATGAATTGCACACACATATAACACACCCTCAAAACTAGTGGTTTAGATCATTGGATATCCCTCTCTCTTACTCACTCAAATCCAATGATCAATGTTATTTGAATCATCCTTTCTCCCTCATCCCTCACACGCACTGTGACTACCTTGTCTCCCCCTGCGACCTCGccaccccctcccctccccctcacTCGCGCCACCACCATCGACCCCTCCCCCTTCCCTCCTCGGGACCGTAGCGTTAGCACGAGTATTAGACTATTATGTATAGAGGAGGTGATATTATCTTAGTGAACAACAACTCTAAAACATGATTTGTTGGGGGAGAAGGTTTTTAGTCGAAGGTCCAATTTTAATAAAAAATACAGTTTTGTTTTTAGAAAGATACATTCGAACCACATGCCTGAATTGACAACTTTGATTGACTTTGCACCAGTGAACGCAAGTCGAAAGGAGGAGACGAAACTTGAACATGATTGAACTACCTTTAGATGCAACGGCAAAGAAGTTACAAAGAAAGTTAGCTATGCATGTAACCCTAATCCTATAAATAGGTTGTTATTAGTCAGGCTAGCACTAGGAAGCTGAACTGGTCGGATTTAGAGGACGACATAGCCATCTTGGAAAACTTGACCTAGCTAGTGTTGGTGAACAACTTCACCGATTTTGGAGACCTATCTAGCCGAGTTCGGCGGCGACGTAGATCGACTCTAACTTATGTTTATAATGTCAAATATTTTGGCACCCCAACATAGTGTTTGACAAAAAAAAACAGTTCATGATAGTTTATGAAGCTGTACCAAACaatttttttttattattatcTAAAATTGTTGCTCATACACGTGTGGATGGGAGCATACATTTGTCCCCTAAATTTGGTCACGAATCCGTTGGACAGCATTCCATCCCTGTTCCAGCGCAACCCAGCATGATTGGTCCTAAACGCGCGCGAGCGAACGCATGGCTCCCAATTATTGGTGCTCGACGGCTCCTAAATCCACTGACCAAAAAACCGGCATGGAACCAAACTCGCTTCCCTACAAACAAGGACAGCGGCACGACGAAGAACCACCAGCTTGAATTTTCCCCCATAAATATCCTTCTCCGCCACTTGCAAATTTTCCTATTCCATTTCTTCTTCGTCCTCGCACCAGTCCCTCCTCCTTGGAAGCGAGGGAGGAGagtggagggagagggaggagcgAGGCAACGGTGAGCTCGGGAGGCGGCGTGGGGCTTGCACGCCGGCCCTACCCCCAGCTCACTCACCACGCTCTTCTCTCaccaactctctctctctcttatctCCTTCCAAGATTCCCCCATTTTTTTGTTGTTGTCCCCCCCATTCTTGCTAGGATCATTCCTTGATCTTTCGCTCGCTCCAGTACGCCCGTTTTCCAGCTCCGGAGATCCCATCTCGGCCACCTCCTGCGGTCTCCAAGCTCCAAGAGGCCAGATTCCAGCACAAATTTGAGGTCAATTTGCCCGCTGAGCTCGAATCAATCCGCTCGGCAACAAGTGTCCTTTGTTCCCCCGATCCCCGGGCTTCGATTCGATCGAATCCGACCTAATTttattgtgtgtgtgtgtgtgtttaacCTTCTCTCGCTGCACTTTTCCTTTCTCCTCCCTGTCGCAAACGCAAAGTGGGTTCCATCGCGTCACCCGCACGGCTCCTCTGATCGGGCGGAGAAAGAAAGCGCATAAAAGGCGAGCTCTTGATGCGGTCTTGGTCGTAGCAACAGCAGCTCCACTGCTCCCGGCATCGCCTGCTGTTGTTTATCCATATACGGACGGAGCAGCGGGCGCTCCGGCAGAGGCAGTGGCAGCGCGCTCCCCCCGCCAGCGCGTGCTGATGCTTGCCCCCCTGCTCGCCGCCTTCGCTGTCGTCTTCCTGCTCCTCCTGTCCAGGCCATGCGCCCGTGACATGAGACTGTTCCTCGCCTCCCTGTGCCAGCAGCTCGTGCTGTCCCTGCTCGGGTTCCTGGCAGGCCTCCGCCTGCTCAGCGGCGTCGCGGCCGCCTCCGCGGCCACAGAGACCATGCCGCTCATGCCCTCCTTCAAGAGGAAGCGGGCCGCGGCCACGGTGGAGAATGCGGAGGAGGCGGCCGCCACGGCCGGCGGCGGCGAGACGTCGGTGCTCGACCTGCCGGAGCTGGCCATCGATTGCATTCTGGAGAAGCTGCGGCCGGCGGAGCTGCGGAGCATGGCCGCCGTCTGCCGCTCCATGCGCGAgcgctgccgcggcgaccacctcTGGGAGCGGCACATGACAAACAGGTGGGGCCGTGTCCTGGGCCGCGCCGCCAGGGACGAATGGAGGACGCACCTGGCTTCCGCCAGCGAGTCCCGCGCCGCGGGTGGCGGCGGCAAGCGCCGGAAGTGGCTCGCCGCGCTGTCCTGCGTTTGCCCGGTGGTGTCCTGGATGCGGCCCAGGGCCGACGGTGGCAAGTCGTCCGCCCCCGTTTTGGACGATTCCATCATGTCGTGGTACCTGTCCGTGGAGAGCGGCAAGTTCTGGTTCCCGGCTCAGGTCTACAACCGCGAGGTACCATCTCATGTCTTTCTCATCATTTACTAGCTGCCACTTCCATCCATATTGCCAAGCATAGCTTGCTAATTACAGTAGCACTCTTTGTGCTAATGACTGACCTTTTATTGTTGGATTACATCCCAATTTGGCTTAGTAGTCCTGGCCTCCTGGGCAGGCTTGCAATATACACCTTAATTTGGTCAGAGCAGCTTGCTTACATCTGTGTTCTTGTTGTCTCATGATCTTTGTTAGTTTCAAACATTGAAAGAATCCTGAGATTTCCTATCTGTTTTGCAGCACGGGCATGTTGGGTTCATGATGTCATGCTATGATGCAGCGCTCAGTTACGATTTCCATACCGACACATTCCGTGCAAGGTATGTTCTGACGATTTGTATGGTGGATACATACAAACTGAAAAAACTTGTTTCTTCAAATTCTTAAAACTGGTCATCATGTGGCAGGTACCCACCACACGGTCGACGAACCGTGGTGTTGGAGGATGGCGTGCAATGGGACAGGGTGAGGGCACCGCCTGTTGACACCCTTGCGCATGACCTGCACACCTCTGACTGCCTGCATGAGCTCCGGCCCGGCGACCACATCGAGATTCAGTGGAGAAGGAACAAAGAATTCCCATACGGTATGTTCCCGAGCCACCCAGCAACGCTTGCTTTTAATGCATTGATGCTAATCCTATCCGATAGTGGCTGAGGAGTATTTTTTTTTTAATCAGTGGATAGTGTGTTCTCATTCATGCACTTCCATGCATGTTTGGCAGGCTGGTGGTATGGAGTTGTTGGGCACTTGGAGTCATGTGATGGAAGCGAACACTTTTGTCGGTGCCATCTTAGTGGTGAGAATCTCTCctagaaaacaaaaaaaaaagaagCTACTCATTGAATTGACTAGTAATTACAGAAGCTGGTGTGTGCACATCTGCTTTTGGTGGTCATGACCATGCCCACAGAGTCTAAAGAACATTTATTTTATAGTAACATCATTGCCTCAAGACTCCCTTTTTTAGAAAAAATCCAGAATTTTAGAAAACCCCTCAAAATGATATGTAACATTTTAGACTCGTGTGTGTTCCTATTGATAACTGAACTGCCATCTTTATTTATAATATGATTATTATGAAAGCAGCTCCGGGCCCTTAACATATTCGATTCTGCGACGAAACCATCTATTATTTTAGGCACTAAACTTGCATTCATTTGTTCTAAAAATCTCTCTATCCACAAGCAAGCATCACTCTGTTCTGAGGTCCGAAGAATATCTCGTGTTAAACTCATGCAGGATAGGATATTCGAGTTAAAGAATCACTATCTTAGATGTCATGTGATGTTAAACCTTTCATCAGCCCATTCCTTTTTTAAATAAACAAATCCAAAATACTTGTGCTGGTTATGCTGCAGATACCGTGGTGCTGGAGTTTAATCAGTACACGCCGGGCTCAAGGTGGAGGCAAGCGTTGGTGAAGCGGAAGGAGCATAGGGAGGAGGGCAACGAGGGCGACGGGTTCTACGGCGGCATAAGGAAGCTCCGCGGCAAGGATGACATCTCCAAGTGGAGGCAGCTGTGGCCAACAGACGTCCTGGAGTAAGCAGGAGCCGCATCCCTTCTCACACCGAGATTGATCCATCGCTCAAATGACACGCCTTTCTTTCATCATATTGACCAAATTCGTCGTCTCTGTCGCGCTGTTGTAAACGGGTTAGCAGAAGAACACACAGGGTGACAACAaatccttgttcggttatttctaatacatatggattggatgagattggaaaaaattaagaagaagTTTAACTTGTTTGCGATTCAAACACATCCAATCTCATTCAattcacatggattgagagctaaccgaacaagcctgtAGTTGGACAAGGGTGTAACACTTATTTGTCAGGCGTACCGGGCACAGACCGCTTCCTATTTGTTCGTGGGGATGTAACTGTAAGCCTTGTGACCCCTAAGCAGTCTGCGTCTTGTGCCTGCTGCTGTAGCGGTAGAGCAGAGAGAGAGATCAAATGTAAATTACATTTTTTAGCTCAAATTCACGACAAATTGGTTGTCCTACCTGCGTATGAACGCCTGGGACATCTCTCTTCTTCAGGCAGCAGttttttttaaaatttttatTTTGCAGAGGAAATCTTGTGTGCTCCAGAGTAGTTTGAATGGGAGAGATTTCGGGTAGACGTGTGCTCTAGTTCCTGCTTTTGTTTTGAGCACGAGTAGCAGCAAAAGGGACAACGGTGTTCAGAAAAAAGAAGAAACGGTTACCGGAAGTTCTTAAAAAACCGAATTACTTTCGCTCTGGGTTCTTTTCGCAAGGAGATGAGAGCAAGAGAAACTACCGCCTTGCTAGATGAGATATCCTATGCCAACCGAAAGATCAAGGGAGGCTTTGGGATCCATGATCTAAATATCAAAAACACAACTCTCCTAAGTAAATGGCTATTCAAGCTTCTAACATCGGACGACATTTGGCAACAGCTTCTCAGGAACAAATACCTGGGATCTAAATCTCTAGTTCAGGTTGATTGAAAAACCAGATATTCTCATTTTTGGTCTAGCTTAATGAAGGTTAACAAGATTTTCTTCGTTTTGGAGCCTTCAAAATAAAAATGGATCAAATGTGAGATTTTGGAAAGACACCTGGTTGAAGAACACGGGTTGAAAGATCGATACCCTAGATTATATAGAattccaagaaagaaattcataaCTATTGCGGAGGCGCTATCAGATACATAAGCAACTTTTTCTTGGAGAAGAacattaagggcttgttcggttagctctcaatccatgtggattgaataggattggatgagtttgaaacccaaacaagtcaaacctcttctcatttttttccaatctcatccaatccatgtgttttgggaataaccgaacaagccctaattgGGCCTAGGTTAGCAGAGTGGAACGAATTACGTTCACGTCCGCTCTAGTTTCTGCTTTTGTTTTGAGCACGAGTAGCAGCAAAAGGGGCAATGGTGTTCAGAAAAAATAAAAGAAACGGTTACCAGAAGCTGCTTGCAAAGAGAATATATGGAAGCACAGGCAGGCCCCAAGGTGGCCGTGAATCCGCAGCAGAAACCTGATAAGGTTCCGTCCAGAGCTCCATTTAGCATGTGGAGTGCAAGGCATAGCATGCCTGATTGTGGACGGAAAAAACAAAAATGGAAATGGTAAAGCGCCTTATAGGCCCACGAGCAACCCGCTGGGCTGGTAGACACATCTAGCCCATAAGGCCTTCTGCAATGGTACGACCGCACGAGCTACGTTAGTTTACGTGAAAGCGAGAGACAAATGGAAAcatcatttatttattttttctatATGCCATCGGGTCGACAAGCTCATCTCTCGTATTCTTGGATTAAGTGGAATAGATGAACTATTTACGGATTTACCCATGGCCAGCGACTACTCTCAATCTTGTTGTTTTCTACCACACTAAAACATCCGGCGCCCTGCCTGATTTGTTGTCTAGAAAAGTGAGCAGCAGCCTACAACGAAAAAGAGGTTCAGTACAATAGGCTGAGAATTTTCAAActtaagggctgatttggtgattagGGATCCCTAGGGGATCCATGGGGAGGAATCCTCTtgcaattcaattttgaatagcaagaggATTTCTTCCTCTCAGGATCCCCGGTCACCAAATCAGTCCTAAAGAGTTGACCGAAAGAACTGAAAAACATAGCACACCATTTGAGCTGTAAATGTAAGAAGGAAACATTTGACCACAGCTTGAACTGTTAGAGGCCCTTCCTCATGGAATTGTCAAATTAGAACCCGACTAACAATGATGAGGCATTTTAGAGAGTTCAATCGTGGAAATACAGACTCTGGTGGCTTCCAACcattatgacacaagatatagaaaGGAATACACCAATACGAAGGAGAGCCCAACGAAACAGAAGACTTCACAACTTTTGCATGCTCAAAAAGCATTAGCACCATCTGCTTTTAAAGGCAGATGCACTAAACCACGGCTGATGTTTTGGAAttgcatttcttggtcttttttttTGACTGATGATTGGAGCTACTTGCTTCAGATTGTGGTATAGTTGATGTAGGCTGGGGAGGACCAGACCTGCTGGTTGAATACAACATAGCCTATTAATATCATGCTTTATATCATAATAACACCTACACATTGTTATGCTATAAATATAATGACAATTAAATTATAGAGAATACAAAGTACCGGAAAGTAGATAAGCATAGTCAAGCCCTCCAAGTGGCGCGTAGGACGTAACCCAGGAGCGGACGAGACACAACGAGAGAATTTTTTTTAACCAAGTCATAAATTCGCCTCCAAGAGGAATCGAACATATGACCTGGAGGTGCTACTCAGAAgtcttaaccattacgctagaggctTTTTCACAAACTTTGCTTTTAGACTTTAGACAATTTTAGAAACATGCATGTTTAGGGTGTTTGCTAGAGGATATAAAGAAAGAAGCCTTTTCATGTTTTGCTTGGCGCCTGCTCAAGTTCTCTCACCTGGTGCTCCATCTGAAGATGGAGTGACAATACCTGCAGCTTCCTTTTCTCACATCAAAAACAGCAACCACAGAATCACAGATATAGAACTAACCATAGAGTGCGTCCTCAATAATTCTTAAGACTAAAATCAAAATATGTGGGACGGTGAAATAAGACCAGATAAATAAAGGAAAGGAAACTCACCAGGTTGAACCCCAGCCTAGGTTCCACGTTGTCGTGATGCATGTCCATTATCTGCGGGAATGATTGGAGCTCTGCACGTGGGGCAAGTGTGTTGAAGCTGTAGCCATGACCTTAGACAATGCACATGGAACAGATGCCCACAGAGTAGTTTTTTGTTGTTGTCATCTCCTCAAGGCAAATAATACATGTTAAAGGTTTaagtacaataacatcaaagccgATGTATATTCCACGATATCTGCACATAAGGTATAGAGAAATAAATTAATCATATCTGTCACAAAGAAAGGGAAACAAATGATGTTCTTATGGGTCAAGAAATGAGCTTCTTCTTATTAACAAATGTGCTCCATCCAGTGGTTAAGAGATGCCTTTCGTGGCTGGCCTGTAACAAGTAGGCTTATCAGAAACTATAGTTATTCAAAATCCAGTAGCATCCATCCTATTTTAGGTTTCATACAATCACTAAAATTTATTTCGCTGTTCGCAAGCTGCATGATCTTTTGTTGAAGTACCAGTTGATTTTCCTGACCACTTAGATTAGCTTCAAGATATTTATTTACATAAATTTGCTTAAATTTAGATTTCAAGATGGTACTATTATTGTTGACTGGGATTGAATCTGTTTTGTCAGAATTTGTGATTAGTTTATACAATTGTTATGCAAATATGTGTGCATCGTCTATCTGACAACATGCCAGATAATCAAAAATTCATAGTAAACAATATTGGGCAACTTGTTTCTTATTTTTATGCAAGTATGCATGCATTGCATGTTACCAAACATGCAAGTATGCATGAAAGTGCTATGACCACCGCTCTGCTTACTGAAAGGGTTAACGCCATCGGTGCTTAAACCAAACCTTACATTCTTCGCATCCTCTATAAACTCTTGGAACATTCTATCAATTTTTGTCATTGCGAACCATCAGTCGAGCCTCAACACGCATCTACCTTACGCCCTTATTTgtgtcatcacatcattttggcgTGATCTTTGTTATGAAACAAACACTTCAAACGTGATATTGCAAGGAAGTACCACATGACCTTAAAAGATATTCTTTTCCAGGGAGGTCCACTCTCAACATCACCTGAGTCGTCATgtactcatgtcttgttttatatagTGATGCCTCGCACACTAGGTAAACTTTAAATTTCTTGTTCTCCTAAACACAATACGTGATATAGTCATTAGGAATGCATGTATCTTTTGCAATAAACCAATAGGATAAACAATTTCTTTGGCTTCATATGTTGATACTGGCAATTTGTTCCCCTCTGTAGTGAACTTCTTTATTAGTTTTATTATCTTATTCAAACCTTGCCTTCCACTATAGAAATTCAAATATGCTACGCAATTTCTTGTGGTCCTCTTGCTGATCTAGGTACAACAAAGTTTTATGGTCCTCTAACATATGCTCAAGTTTGTACAACAAAGTTTTATGGTCATACTCAAGTTTTTTTCTAACCTTTAAGTTGTCACAATCTTTCTCCTCTGCATACAAAACATTTGTGCTAGAGCATCATTTTCTTCAAGATCTTTAGCCTCATCCATTATAGCATCTTCAAAGGAACTATACTGAGCATAGACCGGAATTGTgttgtcttcctcttcttcatcctcTAGAACCCTTCTTTCTCCGTGTTTGGTCCAAAACTACAGTATTCTCTCTATGGACAACACATGAAACCAATTTGTTTATGTCTCTTGGCCCTCTTGAGACAATAATGAATGCATTTAATATATTCCTTCAAGCGTTGATCTATGTTGTATATCCATTGATGGTCCATCTACATTATTTATATAAAACATTGTTGACATAGTCTTTATAAATGTAATTTTTATAAACTTACTTTAATCATCTTTTTTTACTATTATGATTTTCCATTAAATTATGTTACCTTCATACATATTACAAAATATATGAGAAGATGAAAGCATTAATTTTCCAAAAATTATACAATCAACCACACAATTCAAAAAAATATAAACAAAACAAGTAACTATTTTAATTGTACTATATGAAAGGATGAGCTTTCTAACCTTTTATCACACTTAAATGAGTAAAATCTTTAATAAAATCTATAAAAAGTTTGGCAGCGCCTCTCCGCTTTGATGCTTATGGCGACATGAATAATGGTCCTCTTATTTTTTTTCATAAATTCTATTGCCTTCACATATAGTATTATAGAACACATGAGAGGATGAACTCACTAATCTTTTTCCTAAATTATACAATCAATTATACAATTCAAGAAATTTAAATAAGATAAGTAactacttgaaagggaaatatggtcaaaccttttcttaaatgattttggtggttgaattgctcaacacaaatattctacaggtgccaaaggttcaacactgagagcacctagaggggggggggggtgaataggtgatcctgtgaaacttgaaacttaagccacaaaact
This genomic window contains:
- the LOC100285258 gene encoding cyclin-like F-box; the protein is MLAPLLAAFAVVFLLLLSRPCARDMRLFLASLCQQLVLSLLGFLAGLRLLSGVAAASAATETMPLMPSFKRKRAAATVENAEEAAATAGGGETSVLDLPELAIDCILEKLRPAELRSMAAVCRSMRERCRGDHLWERHMTNRWGRVLGRAARDEWRTHLASASESRAAGGGGKRRKWLAALSCVCPVVSWMRPRADGGKSSAPVLDDSIMSWYLSVESGKFWFPAQVYNREHGHVGFMMSCYDAALSYDFHTDTFRARYPPHGRRTVVLEDGVQWDRVRAPPVDTLAHDLHTSDCLHELRPGDHIEIQWRRNKEFPYGWWYGVVGHLESCDGSEHFCRCHLSDTVVLEFNQYTPGSRWRQALVKRKEHREEGNEGDGFYGGIRKLRGKDDISKWRQLWPTDVLE